The Streptomyces rimosus genomic interval TCGCTGATCTCACCGGTGTACGTACCGGCGAACCCTGCGGCGGTCTCGTCCAGCACGCCCTTTCCGCTGGAGAACACGGCGGACCGGACCGGCGCCGCGGCGAGCAGCTCGCGCAGTGGTCCGCGCAGCCCGTAACGCTCGGCCTCGTGCCCGGCCAACACGGTGACACTGCGCGCCCCGTCCAGCATGCGCGCACAGCTCGCGAGAAAGTCCCGCAACAACCCCTCATCCACCGGCTCCGCCGCTGCGAGCAGCGGCTCATCCGGAGCCGGAACCCGGGCCAGGACCACATCCGTCGGCAGGTTCAGGTGGACCGGCCTGCTCTGCCGCACCATGGCGCGCAGTACGCGGTCGATCTCCGCGGGCGCATTGTCCGCGGTCAGATCGGCGCGCGCCACGGTGACTTCGGCGAACATCCGGCCGAAGTGACCGTAGTCGCCGTCCATCAGGGTGTGGTGCACCGGGCGGCCCGCCGTGGCGACCGTGGTGGCGGGCATGCCGGTGACGGCGACGACCGGCACCGATTCGGCGTATGCGCCGGCGACGCCGTTGACGGCCGACAGCTCGCCGACGCCGAAGGTGGTGACGAGGGCGGCGGCGCCGCGCAGCCGGGCGTAGCCGTCGGCGGCGTAGGCGGCGTCCAGCTCGTTGCAGGTGCCCACCCAGACATGGTCCGGCGAGTCGGCGACCTGGTCGAGGAAGCCGAGGTTGTAGTCGCCGGGCACGCCGAAGAGGTGCGCGACGCCGAGCTCGCGCAGGCGGCGGAGGAGGTACGCGGCAACGGTGACGTGGGGGGTGTCCGACATGACGTGACCGGCCTTTCTTCACACATGAACCTTTTAGGTCAAGGTCGTTGACCCAAGTCGCGACCCTACGGAACCCCGGGATAAAATGTCAACATGCTTGACCCAAATCGTCCGGACGCCTTCGACCGCGACTTCACCCTCTTCTACTTCGCCTACCGCGCGTTCACCGGAGCGGCCGACGAAGCCCTCACCGAACACGGCATGGGCCGGGCCCACCACCGCATCCTGACCTTCCTCGCGTACTCCCCCGGCATGAGCGTCGGCGAGCTGTGCCACACGCTCCAGCTCACCAAGCAGGCCATCAACGGGCCGCTGCGCAAGCTCACCGAGGAGCGGATGGTGCGGATGACGCCCGGGGCACAGGACCGGCGCCGCAAGGAACTCCACCTCACCGACCGCGGCGCGGAACTCGAACGCAAGCTCCACGAACGCCAGCGGACGCTGTTCGCCGCGGCCCTGGAGGAAGCGGGCCCGGAGGCGGCCGAAGGCTGGCGGGCGATGCTGGCGCCCCTGGCCGGCCGGGACTGGACGGCGTTCACCGCCTCCGTGGCCGAGCGACGCACATCCCAGCAGCCGTAGCCGTACCGCCGCCCCCCGTCAGAACAACGGCTGCTGCCCCGGGAACGGCGGCTCCTCCGGGTCGAACAGCCGCTCGGCGGGGGCCATCATCGGGGCGATACGGCGGGAGCCGGGGCACGACACGAGCTCCAGCACGGTCCGTCGCCCCGGCGGGTCGTGCCGGGCGAAACGTCCGCCGACGACGGCGATCTCTCGACTGCATACGGGGCAGGGGCGACGCGGTGACATTTCCTCAGTGTCTCCCGAGTACGCCCCGGAGATGCGCGGCGGGTGGCGCGAGATCCGCCCCGCCCCCGTCGCACCGCGCGCCGCACGCGCCATAGGAGTGCGCCGTACCGCACATCCGTGCCCCCGCACCACAGGGTGGCCCCAGGTTCGGGCCACCGTGGCCCTGGGAAACAAGGGAAGGGGCCGGTGACACCCCGGGGGTGACGTGATGACACGGATGCGGAGAGGACGAGCGGTGCGCAAGGGACAGGCGGTGGCCGCGGGGCTGCTGGTGGTGGCCGTGACGGCCGGCTGCAAGACGGTGGTGATCACGCCGTCCGGCGGCTACTCGCCCACGGCGGCGTCCCTGCAGAGCCATACGCCCCAGCGCGCGGAAGCACACCCGGCGCCGGCGCGCACCCCCACCCGGACGCCCCCCAAACGGCCCCGCCCCACCAAGCCGAAGAAGCCCGCCAAGCCCAAGCTCAAGCGGCCCAAGCCCGTCAAGCACGCGCGCGGCCCCGCGCAAACCGTCCTCGCCCAGGGCTCCCGCGGCCCCCGGGTCCGAGCACTCCAGGCCCGGCTGGCGCAGCTGTCGCACTTCGTCCAGAAGCCCACCGGCTACTACGGCCGGCGCACCGCCGCGTCCGTCTCGGCCTTCCAGCGCAAACACGGCCTGCGCGGCACCGGCACCCTCGACAAGGCGACCTGGAACACCCTGCGCGCCCTCACCCGCCCGCCCACCCGCCCCGAGATGTACCCGACCACCAGCAGGCCGGTCGCCGCCCCCGACCCCCGCTGCCTGAAGGGCCGGGTCCTGTGCGTCAGCAAGCAGAGCAACACCCTCGCGTGGATGGTGAACGGCCAGGTGCGCGCCACGATGGACGTCCGTTTCGGCGCCCAGTACACCCCCACCCGGGAAGGTACGTTCCGGGTCGGCCTCAAGAGCCGCCGCCACGTCTCGTCGATCTACCACACACCCATGCCGTACGCGATGTTCTTCAGCGGCGGCCAGGCCATCCACTTCTCCCCGGACTTCGCCGCCCACGGCTACCGAGGCGCCAGCCACGGCTGCGTGAACGTAAGAGACAAAACCAAGATCGCCACCCTCTTCCAACAGGTCAGAGTGGGCGACAAGGTGGTCATCTACAAATAGACAACCCGCACGAACAGGCCCGGCCCGAAGAAAAAACCCACCCGATCCTCAGCCATCAATTGAGCACCCCCCACCC includes:
- a CDS encoding MarR family winged helix-turn-helix transcriptional regulator, with the translated sequence MLDPNRPDAFDRDFTLFYFAYRAFTGAADEALTEHGMGRAHHRILTFLAYSPGMSVGELCHTLQLTKQAINGPLRKLTEERMVRMTPGAQDRRRKELHLTDRGAELERKLHERQRTLFAAALEEAGPEAAEGWRAMLAPLAGRDWTAFTASVAERRTSQQP
- a CDS encoding L,D-transpeptidase family protein, with translation MRKGQAVAAGLLVVAVTAGCKTVVITPSGGYSPTAASLQSHTPQRAEAHPAPARTPTRTPPKRPRPTKPKKPAKPKLKRPKPVKHARGPAQTVLAQGSRGPRVRALQARLAQLSHFVQKPTGYYGRRTAASVSAFQRKHGLRGTGTLDKATWNTLRALTRPPTRPEMYPTTSRPVAAPDPRCLKGRVLCVSKQSNTLAWMVNGQVRATMDVRFGAQYTPTREGTFRVGLKSRRHVSSIYHTPMPYAMFFSGGQAIHFSPDFAAHGYRGASHGCVNVRDKTKIATLFQQVRVGDKVVIYK